The sequence below is a genomic window from Dermacentor albipictus isolate Rhodes 1998 colony chromosome 2, USDA_Dalb.pri_finalv2, whole genome shotgun sequence.
tatgggccgtccagcaggcccggggtgcgctcgaaaagcacaagcctcatgacccactacaaacgggcccaactgggctagtgcagagtagggtataaccccgggccgacgcttggccagcgtcacgacgcgttaaaccgtcgtttgccggcactttattaaagttatccctatcctatgtttacccgccgtggttgctcagtggctatggtgttgggctgctgagcacgaggtcgcgggatcgaatcccggccacggcggccgcatttcgatgggggcgaaatgcgaaaacacccgtgtgcttagatttaggtgcacgttaaagaaccccaggtggtcaaaatttccggagtcctccactacggcgtgcctcataatcagaaagtggttttggcacgtaaaaccccaaatattattattatcccaTGTTTGCCTTGCAGCGTGAATGCAGTGGTTCatgcgcaaccaggctgatgtgAGTACGCGCGCGTTGAGTGGAACACGCACATGAACACGCATGAAGAGTTGGTTACTTTCAGCACACATTGTCACATCCTGGCGTGTGATGCAGTTACACTAAGACATGTAGTGAAAGGAGTGTCGCAAGGTAATCGTGGTGTTATTGTGCAGTTACGTTAGCAGTGATCATCACATGAAGCCGCagcttcacccgaaaggcgaagcatcaactgcgacagcaaattagtggacagctatgctaaataaggatagtagttttattggccgtatgaagttgtaaacataggcatacgaAGTAAATTAACCAGCATAGTGCCACGTGCGCACAAGCAATCATAGAGACATCTCACCCGATGACCTCGCAAAgaagctgtcaaaacgctggagcgagtaAGCGCGGCAACAGtagcgagccaattgaccttcgtgcatctgtcgcttcaacgcgaacgaaacgttgtAAGCGAAGCGCATGCGGAGCCaccggcactacgcgccctctgcaaacatcgcagatcgctttgaagatgaggcccgcgcgggcgtgcAGTGGTcacgtcgcagatcactttgaagatacGGCGGCCGCACGGCCGTGCCATaagcacgcccccccccccccccccccccccctcgctcgCCGCGCCCTCGTGCCTCGCGCCCGAAAGGAGAGGTCGCGCTTCCGGGGCCggccttcctcgctcgcgcactgGCAACTGAGCCAtattgagccgcgttcgccggccCACCcttgcgcgctttcactcgcacacacagcatataCTGCGCGCGGCGACAATTTTATCGGTCTTGGAATTTATGCCGAGCTTCACGGCGacgtcgacggcagaaatgcgccgagtgtccatataactgctaccgtaataaaaagaaaaaaaaagagaggggcACAGACTTTGTGATTCGCCCTCGTATCAGGCTTCGTCTGAAACAAAACATACAACTGGCATGTTATCAGCCAGTGGCGGGTTTATGTTTCCGGGTCCGGAGAAGAGAGGCCCGCaaagtgtaaagaaaaaaaaatatcatgtgaCTGTGCAGGTTGTAGCGGCGAGGGCTACGACATCTTCTTTCGCTTAAGCGAAAGAGCAACCATTCTTACAGACTAGCAAACCGCCAGCATGAACAACCAAAAATGAAGAAACTACATGCAAGCTATACACATACTAGCGAACATCAAGAAACTACTCGAAATATACATCGTGTGGACCCCGGGACACGAATCCCTGGCATGGAATAAGAGGAATGACGTCGAGGCTCCCCTGCCGAACAGACTATGGagcttcaaggggagtacggtagcgcgattaaaagacgggacaaaagaagacacatagggacacataCAGCGCTAACTTAGCGCTGTGTGtttccctatgtgtcttcttttgtcccgtcttttaatcgcgctaccatactccccttgaagatgcattactaacaagcccacattgcaaccctcgtgagaCTATGGAAAAAGGAAGGCGTTCGATCCCAACAAATGCGCAGGTATACTACAGTATTACAGAACAGACTAAACCGGTAGAACCTATATCCCGCGCACTCCAGAGTCTGCTGGAAACAACGCCTAACTTTCGGTAGACTACAAACAAAGTCGTACGCACAGGACACGTTATACCATATATATAGGCCTCCGCCACACAATGTCCATACACATGCGAATTCTGGTACATCCCCAAAGTTCTACGCCGCACCGTGTGGGAGTGCGGAGACGTGGACCAGCCACTCGCGAACGCACGACACAACCTGAGAGCAGTGAGAGGCGCAGAAATTCGTTGTTGTAAAGTTTATTCATCATGATCATGTGACTGCGCACCTACCTACACCAAAAGGCACCGCCGTAGAAGAGGCTCACTTTAAGGTGATCACGAGAGCTACAAGAAGGTGTTGCTACTTGGCGCAAGAAATCGCTGCTCGCGCACCCCTGCTATGGTTGTACTTAGTTTGACCTAATCTCAGAAACTCTAGGCCGTAAAAAATTATCTAGACTCCCCCCCACTACATGCTCATTGTTGCTTCAGGGGTAGAACACCCACGAAAGAATTCTTCTTTATCAGCTGACATTAAACTTTCATTACTTTCAGTTTTATGACTCCATCTACAACTTATATAACAGTTCCAGTAGCTTGATTCTCTCTCACATATTATtcagcttagtcatgaaatgcaccACAAATCATTAATGCATGTTTGCGCCAACGGTAGCTTACTAGTACGTGTCACGAAGACGAAGAAGTCCGTACTGTTGCGAATATGGCGACGAGTGACGCCAACAACAATATGCCGGCCCATTTCCAACACGACCAGAGCCCTTCAAGAGCCCGTGATACGGATACGAGGCCGCCATCTCAAGTCAACAGCGATGACCCACCGACCATCTCGATCCCGAGTGCGCCCGTTCCCATAATCCGCGTTCCTACTCGTCCACCGTCCAGTCATTATGTCTGGCCGCCCCCCGCTTATAGTGATGAAATTCACCAGGTCACCATCGGGTCCCCGCCGAAACCGCTCGAGTACTACACTCCGCGAGTGGCGGGGAACGGCCAACCCTCAGGTAACCGCATCACTCGCGGCGCACATGTGGGTGCCTTTGAGTCGACGCGAGATCACCAGCCCCTCCTGATGACGGACGCGTACACCGTGCCGCTTCAGGACGCCGGCGTGAACCCGCTGCAGTATTGCATGATTGGCGTCCTCTTCACTGGTCTGTTCGTCGCCGCAGCTCTGGTGGTAATCGACTCTCCCGGAGGACGCCTCTCCCCGCACAGTCTACAGCCCGGAGGGGAGCGTCGTCGACCAGTGCACCATTCGCTGCCGAGGCCGGTTTACGACATTCGGGATGTCGAGGACAGGGACGCCCTGATGGACCTTCCTGGAGCCGATGCGCAACACTCCCTCGGAGTCCAGGCTTCGGCGGGTAATGGACCCTTCCAGAGACCCGgtagcccggtgaccacgacgACCGTTGCCAACGACGATGACGCTCTGGACGCCGAGCCATTCGACATGACGGCACCGAAGAGACACGTGAGCACGTAAATGCGCTTTCGACTCTAGATCACAGTGCACCGTTGCAAACTGGCCCGCGGCCGCGAGCTGTTAACGATGCCATTTTCGATGCTACTCCATTTCACGCGcatcgtcagtggtcagagcagGGGCGGCGGcagagtgtgtgtgtggggggggggggggggggggggtgggggggcatgCGGCGGCCACCCCGCAAAAAAATTTCCGCTTGCCGCCCCCCTCCACCCCCTTTCCGCCCTCCGTAGGAGCGCGCAAGGTAGGTGGTATGAAACAAAATGTCAATTTTGATGGCTATAATTTCGAGGCAGGTGTATAATTTCGAGGCAGGAACGTTTGTGATATAATAGGTGCTTGAAATACAACGCGAACTGCCGCAATGAGATAAAAATGGTTCCAAGAGTTCTAAATAGTTTTAAAAATGGGCTACATTTCTTCGTTGTTCGGTCTGCTATATAGCGTGAACCGCAAGTTCGCGCCTCAGATGTAACAGCCATGGCCACAAAATCGCAAGTGGGGTCAAACGAGTTGAGAGGTCATGACCCTTCTAAGCCACAACTTTTCTCACAGAAAACCGTCGGGGCAACGCTGCCTATACTCTCAAAAATACCCGGTAAGCCACCCACCCTGGCAGTACGCCACTACATATTCTGCCATCCGCTCCGCCTGACGGTAATGACACGCGTGCCCAATGCCGACGCACTTGGAAGTGTTGCGGCTCCAAGTGGCTTTGGGCCAGGAAtctaccaagcccatcgacgagtacatccggtagtaggaatgaatgaaaaattatgcagatcccacgcactgtgggaatcgatgtacgCGAATccttctgtgctgtttgctttgattgatgataattagtggtgatgttgacgatgaatgtttcatttcttcaacgtTCAGTCCAACGCGAGAGTGCTCAgttgacgttaaacgttacctaGCGTGTACCCTTgctctttgtctgcgtagtacgcaAAACGCAATGGAGAGGTATTTGCTCATTGTTGTGCACCTAATATTATgatgtctgaaagggttaagcatATTCTCATTGCCTCACATAGCACATCATATCGTGGCAGAACTATTAAACGTCAATTTAATTACGGTGTTTTTTTAttccgcccccgtcgaaatgcggcttaattccgcggtcgggatcaaatccacTACCTCGATGTGACAttgccgcaaagctaccgcggcgggcactgAAATGTTGATTTGACGTGTCGACGTTTCCGTGGCGTTGCCTAGACGCTGCTgtgtgctttaattaatgtgGCTCTCTTCCTGCACGCCCAAAGTtttccgcttgacatatttgcatggtctTTATTTTTCAGAAGTAGCAAGGCCGTATcttaccgtaccttgaacttaaatttatcccatTTCCCCGCAACTGCTATTGCGTTTATAGTAGTAGCGCTTCGTTGCCTTCTCATGTCATCTTTTCTCTATCCCCCCTCTCTTCACGTTGTATGGTAACTGCGAGCGAAGCGttgcaaggctgttattcactcgtttggAGACTGCGTCTGTTCTACCCTATCTCTGCTTCCCCTCCCTCCTCCTCTCAACCATTCTATCTAGCTAGCCTCTGGCCTTGCACATTAGAAAGGTAAgcgcgctgcagtttctgcaatccTTTGcgaggggtcacggataattacagctgtcaagggGCTAAAGTGGCGACGTCCACGGTGCTGCAGAGGGtatgtgcacattcgacgtggtgcaaAGTCCAAGCGAGTTTCTCGCGTTGACTTCTCTGCCGCGCTACTGTCATGTATACACGCGCTATGAACTCCACGCCGTTCCGCCGAACTCCGCCTTCGGTGGTATGAAATATGTGATCATGTAGCAACCTGGGAATCCAAGGTCTGCGCTGTTCTTCGGTAGCCGTCAACTTGGGCCACTTTCATCCAATAGTTCAGCTTGTAATTTTCAGGTGGAGGGCCTTTTCCTGACCCGTCAACGGTCGGCGTCAAAGCTGCATTGACTTCTGGATATGCGGGTGATGAATGGGGTGGGTTGCCTCAGGTAAACGTCTAAGAAATGTTGTTCGTATTGAGATGTAACAGGAGCTTCAGCAGTGAGTGATGACAGCGCCGCAGCTACGATCGCCCCTGGGCGTACCATTCGCGCTGCGGCGCAGCCGTTCCG
It includes:
- the LOC139056312 gene encoding uncharacterized protein isoform X2 translates to MATSDANNNMPAHFQHDQSPSRARDTDTRPPSQVNSDDPPTISIPSAPVPIIRVPTRPPSSHYVWPPPAYSDEIHQVTIGSPPKPLEYYTPRVAGNGQPSALVVIDSPGGRLSPHSLQPGGERRRPVHHSLPRPVYDIRDVEDRDALMDLPGADAQHSLGVQASAGNGPFQRPGSPVTTTTVANDDDALDAEPFDMTAPKRHLRQDCSRYYYTYCMRPTTGMFHYDPEELVCVPTAALGTQLCNRGTNRFSSWEHCRAGCLQPDHVSDMCFENALFMPCSKQDVAASFWYFNGTGCTKWTFPHGRCPASQPGVYRTLGECSLQCVEDGGPSEADSPRCGVPAPGECGLEHLRYPYFADMQAEGSARCVNASHATLLDRRCLVGNNQFESVKACQRACQG
- the LOC139056312 gene encoding uncharacterized protein isoform X1: MATSDANNNMPAHFQHDQSPSRARDTDTRPPSQVNSDDPPTISIPSAPVPIIRVPTRPPSSHYVWPPPAYSDEIHQVTIGSPPKPLEYYTPRVAGNGQPSGNRITRGAHVGAFESTRDHQPLLMTDAYTVPLQDAGVNPLQYCMIGVLFTGLFVAAALVVIDSPGGRLSPHSLQPGGERRRPVHHSLPRPVYDIRDVEDRDALMDLPGADAQHSLGVQASAGNGPFQRPGSPVTTTTVANDDDALDAEPFDMTAPKRHLRQDCSRYYYTYCMRPTTGMFHYDPEELVCVPTAALGTQLCNRGTNRFSSWEHCRAGCLQPDHVSDMCFENALFMPCSKQDVAASFWYFNGTGCTKWTFPHGRCPASQPGVYRTLGECSLQCVEDGGPSEADSPRCGVPAPGECGLEHLRYPYFADMQAEGSARCVNASHATLLDRRCLVGNNQFESVKACQRACQG